In a single window of the Methylococcus sp. Mc7 genome:
- the acpP gene encoding acyl carrier protein: MSDIAERVKKIVAEQLGVKDEISNEASFVDDLGADSLDTVELVMALEEEFECEIPDEDAEKITTVQQAIDYIQSHT, translated from the coding sequence ATGAGTGATATAGCAGAACGTGTAAAGAAGATCGTCGCCGAACAGTTGGGCGTGAAGGACGAAATCTCGAACGAGGCTTCCTTCGTGGACGATCTGGGCGCCGATTCTCTGGACACGGTCGAGCTGGTAATGGCGCTCGAAGAAGAATTCGAGTGCGAAATTCCCGACGAGGACGCCGAAAAGATCACCACGGTTCAGCAGGCGATCGATTACATCCAGAGCCACACCTGA
- the fabF gene encoding beta-ketoacyl-ACP synthase II: MSKRRVVITGLGMVCPVGLNVPESWDSILNGRSGIGPIEHFDVSDFATRFGGSVRNFDVTRYLPEKEAKKMDTFMHYGMAAGSQAFEDSGLEVTEANADRVGVCVGSGIGGITGIEHGYGVFLKGGPRKISPFFVPANIINMISGNLSIKYGLKGPNYAIVTACATATHSIGSAARVIQYGDADVMVAGGAEMASSPTALGGFISARALSRRNDDPVRASRPWDKDRDGFVLGDGAGVVVLEELEHARKRGARIYAELVGFGMSGDAHHMTQPPEDGEGAARCMAHAMRDAGVNPEDIDYINAHGTSTPAGDLAETRAMKTVLGPHAYSTAISSTKSMTGHLLGAAGGIEAIFSVLAIRDRVVPPTINLDTPDPECDLDYVPHTAREKDLEVVMSNSFGFGGTNATLIFKKFA, translated from the coding sequence GTGAGCAAGCGTCGCGTCGTCATCACCGGATTGGGGATGGTCTGTCCGGTGGGCCTCAATGTACCCGAAAGCTGGGATAGCATTCTGAATGGCCGCAGCGGAATCGGCCCGATCGAGCATTTCGATGTGTCCGACTTCGCCACCCGTTTCGGCGGCAGCGTGCGCAACTTCGACGTCACCCGGTATCTGCCCGAAAAAGAAGCCAAGAAGATGGATACCTTCATGCACTACGGCATGGCGGCGGGCAGCCAGGCGTTCGAAGACTCGGGGCTAGAAGTCACCGAGGCCAATGCCGACCGGGTCGGCGTCTGCGTCGGCTCTGGCATCGGCGGGATCACGGGCATCGAGCACGGCTATGGCGTGTTTCTCAAGGGCGGACCCCGCAAGATTTCTCCCTTCTTCGTGCCGGCCAACATCATCAACATGATTTCCGGCAACCTGTCCATCAAGTACGGCTTGAAAGGCCCGAATTACGCGATCGTCACCGCTTGCGCGACGGCGACCCACAGCATCGGCAGCGCGGCCAGGGTCATCCAGTACGGCGATGCCGACGTGATGGTGGCCGGCGGCGCCGAAATGGCGAGTTCACCGACGGCATTGGGCGGGTTCATCTCGGCCCGTGCCCTGTCGCGCCGCAACGACGACCCGGTGCGGGCGAGCCGGCCCTGGGACAAGGACCGCGACGGCTTCGTGCTGGGCGATGGTGCCGGGGTGGTGGTGCTGGAGGAACTGGAGCACGCCAGGAAGCGCGGCGCCCGCATCTATGCGGAGCTGGTCGGCTTCGGCATGTCGGGCGACGCCCACCACATGACCCAGCCGCCGGAGGACGGCGAAGGCGCGGCGCGCTGCATGGCGCATGCGATGCGTGACGCCGGCGTCAATCCGGAAGACATCGATTACATCAATGCCCACGGCACCTCGACGCCTGCCGGCGACCTGGCGGAAACCCGTGCCATGAAAACGGTGCTCGGCCCGCATGCGTACTCGACGGCGATCAGCTCGACCAAGTCCATGACCGGCCATCTGCTCGGCGCGGCGGGCGGAATCGAGGCGATCTTCTCGGTCCTCGCGATCCGGGACCGCGTGGTGCCGCCGACCATCAATCTGGATACGCCCGATCCGGAATGCGATTTGGACTATGTGCCCCACACCGCCAGGGAAAAGGATCTCGAAGTGGTCATGTCCAATTCCTTCGGGTTCGGCGGTACCAACGCGACCCTGATTTTCAAGAAATTCGCTTAG
- the tmk gene encoding dTMP kinase — MTPGKFITLEGCEGVGKTTNLDFIVSRLRDRGLEVVATREPGGTAFGEAVREIFLHQEEVRPEAELLLLFAARVHHLREVVEPALRRGAWVVCDRFTDASYAYQGAGRGIDRSVIDFLRDWIQAGLRPDLTLLLDAPVDTGLMRAHRRSGPDRLERENMAFFARVREGYLALAQAEPGRIRVIDAARPLAVVQAAIASQLDSLLSGHV, encoded by the coding sequence ATGACACCGGGCAAATTCATCACGCTGGAGGGCTGCGAGGGCGTCGGCAAGACCACCAATCTCGATTTCATCGTGAGCCGGCTGCGCGACCGGGGGCTGGAGGTCGTCGCGACCCGGGAGCCGGGTGGTACCGCTTTCGGCGAAGCGGTACGGGAAATTTTCCTGCATCAGGAAGAAGTGAGGCCGGAAGCCGAGTTGCTGCTGCTGTTCGCGGCTCGCGTCCATCACCTTCGGGAAGTGGTCGAGCCGGCCTTGCGCCGGGGCGCCTGGGTGGTCTGCGACCGGTTCACCGACGCCAGCTATGCCTATCAGGGCGCGGGGCGCGGTATCGACCGGTCGGTCATCGATTTCCTCCGGGACTGGATTCAGGCCGGGCTGAGGCCCGATCTGACCCTGCTGCTGGACGCGCCGGTGGACACCGGCTTGATGCGGGCGCACCGGCGCAGCGGCCCGGACCGGCTGGAAAGGGAAAATATGGCTTTTTTTGCGCGGGTGCGGGAGGGCTATCTGGCGCTGGCGCAGGCCGAGCCCGGTCGGATACGGGTGATCGACGCCGCCCGGCCACTGGCCGTGGTGCAGGCGGCGATCGCTTCGCAATTGGATTCGCTGTTGTCCGGTCATGTCTGA
- a CDS encoding beta-ketoacyl-ACP synthase III gives MSRYSRIAGTGGYLPREVVTNDDLAMRVETSDEWIVERTGIRRRHIAAADETASSMAEIASRQALEAAAIDPHDLDLIILATSSPDRVFPSTACLLQQRLGVRSCAAFDVQAACSGFIFALSIADQYISAGNANRVLVVGTEVNSRSVDWDDRSTCILFGDGAGAVVLESSTEPGIMSTHIHSDGHYQDLLYLPNPASNGEGSDESRTIRMQGSEVFKVAVNTLGRIVDETLEQNGLQKSDVDWLVPHQANIRIIAATAKKLQLPMERVVVTVDEQGNTSSASIPLAFDEAVRDGRIKRGQTVLMEAFGGGFAWGSALLRY, from the coding sequence GTGAGCCGCTACTCCCGCATTGCGGGCACCGGCGGCTACCTCCCCCGTGAGGTGGTGACCAACGACGACCTCGCCATGCGGGTCGAGACTTCGGACGAATGGATCGTCGAGCGTACCGGAATCCGCCGCCGGCACATCGCGGCCGCCGACGAAACGGCATCCAGCATGGCCGAAATCGCCTCCCGGCAGGCGCTGGAGGCGGCCGCCATCGATCCGCACGATCTCGATCTGATCATCCTCGCGACGAGTTCGCCGGACCGGGTTTTTCCCAGCACGGCATGCCTGCTTCAGCAGCGTCTAGGCGTGCGCAGTTGCGCGGCGTTCGACGTGCAGGCGGCGTGCTCGGGCTTCATATTCGCATTGAGCATCGCCGATCAGTACATCTCCGCCGGCAATGCCAATCGCGTGCTGGTGGTCGGCACCGAAGTCAATTCCCGATCCGTGGACTGGGACGACCGCTCGACCTGCATTCTGTTCGGCGACGGCGCCGGGGCCGTGGTGCTCGAATCTTCCACCGAGCCCGGCATCATGAGCACCCATATCCATTCCGACGGCCATTACCAGGACTTGCTCTATCTGCCCAATCCCGCCAGCAACGGCGAGGGAAGCGACGAAAGCCGCACCATCCGGATGCAGGGCAGCGAGGTTTTCAAAGTCGCGGTCAACACGCTCGGCCGCATCGTCGATGAAACCCTGGAGCAGAACGGCCTCCAGAAATCCGACGTGGACTGGCTGGTGCCGCATCAGGCCAACATCCGCATCATCGCGGCGACCGCGAAGAAGCTCCAGTTGCCCATGGAGCGCGTGGTCGTGACGGTGGACGAGCAGGGCAACACTTCTTCCGCCTCGATTCCTCTCGCTTTCGACGAGGCCGTTCGCGACGGCCGCATCAAGCGCGGACAGACCGTGCTGATGGAAGCCTTCGGCGGCGGCTTCGCCTGGGGCTCCGCTCTTCTGCGCTATTAA
- a CDS encoding PilZ domain-containing protein, with the protein MSEEQAGARQGILALTIKDKNALYAAYMPTVKNGGLFIPTTRGYHLGDEVFMLLQLMDEPERIPISGRVVWITPKGAAGFRSAGIGVQFNEEDAGVTKALIESYLSGHLESDQPTHTM; encoded by the coding sequence TTGAGCGAAGAGCAGGCGGGCGCCCGCCAGGGTATCCTGGCGTTGACCATCAAGGACAAGAATGCGCTTTACGCCGCGTACATGCCGACCGTCAAGAACGGCGGCCTCTTCATTCCGACGACTCGCGGTTACCACTTGGGTGACGAGGTCTTCATGCTGCTGCAACTGATGGACGAGCCGGAGCGGATCCCGATCTCGGGGCGGGTCGTCTGGATCACCCCGAAGGGTGCCGCCGGTTTCCGTTCCGCCGGCATAGGCGTACAGTTCAACGAAGAGGACGCCGGCGTCACCAAGGCCCTGATCGAGAGTTATCTGTCGGGCCACCTTGAATCGGACCAGCCGACCCATACCATGTAA
- the pabC gene encoding aminodeoxychorismate lyase — MRVLVNGRPSECVDVRDRGFQYGDGVFTTLRVSGGKAMLWSRHLGRLADACSRLGIRYPGDEALAADLRLLGSEAAEGVIKIQITRGIGGRGYRPVADGEPTRVVSLHPAPEFPRAYYRSGVSVTRCRTPLGINTALAGIKHTNRLEQVLGRGEWADEFQEGLMCDTEGFLVEGTMSNVFLVKAGRLETPLIDRCGVNGVMRRLVLEIARSQGVEVHERRVRLEELASADEVFLTNCVIGIWPVARLADRSYAVGEVTRMLSARVDDRQRRVLPE; from the coding sequence ATGAGAGTCCTGGTCAACGGCCGCCCCTCGGAATGTGTCGACGTGCGAGACCGGGGGTTTCAATACGGCGACGGCGTATTCACCACCCTGCGCGTGAGCGGCGGGAAGGCGATGCTGTGGTCCCGGCATCTCGGCCGTCTCGCCGACGCCTGTTCCCGGCTCGGCATCCGCTACCCAGGGGACGAGGCGCTGGCCGCCGACCTGCGGCTGCTTGGATCGGAAGCGGCCGAGGGGGTCATCAAGATTCAGATCACACGAGGCATCGGGGGCCGCGGCTACCGGCCTGTGGCGGACGGCGAGCCGACACGCGTGGTGTCGCTCCATCCCGCTCCCGAGTTTCCGCGGGCATATTACCGGTCCGGGGTGAGCGTGACTCGCTGCCGTACGCCGCTCGGCATCAATACGGCGCTGGCCGGGATCAAGCATACGAACCGCTTGGAGCAGGTGCTCGGGCGGGGGGAGTGGGCCGATGAGTTCCAGGAAGGTTTGATGTGCGACACCGAGGGCTTCCTCGTGGAGGGCACCATGAGCAACGTTTTCCTGGTGAAGGCCGGGCGGCTCGAAACTCCCCTGATCGACCGCTGCGGCGTGAATGGCGTGATGCGGCGCCTGGTCCTGGAAATCGCCCGGTCCCAAGGGGTCGAGGTGCATGAAAGGCGCGTCCGGCTGGAAGAGCTGGCGTCCGCCGATGAGGTCTTTTTGACCAACTGCGTCATCGGCATCTGGCCGGTGGCACGGCTGGCTGACAGGAGTTACGCGGTGGGGGAGGTGACGCGCATGCTGAGTGCGCGGGTGGACGACCGTCAGCGACGTGTGCTGCCCGAATGA
- the plsX gene encoding phosphate acyltransferase PlsX, producing MTTIALDAMGGDHGPKVVVPAALDSLERNPSLRLVLVGDEVVLRSYLKDAQIRFGERLKVHHASQVVEMHDQPSKALRNKKDSSMRVAIDLVKRGEADACVSAGNTGALMAIAKFVLKTIPGIDRPAIIAAVPSMTGHTHVLDLGANVDCTAEHLYQFAVMGYELVRAVEDREHPTVGLLNIGEEEIKGNEQVKRAAELLNGAHINFVGFVEGNDIFKGGVDIVVTDGFVGNVALKSSEGLAKMISHFIKREFSSSLLTKLAGLVALPVLNAFKRRIDPRQYNGASLLGLRGIVIKSHGNADRFSFANAVAIAVKEVEKAVPHRIGERVTGVFAARNLA from the coding sequence ATGACGACCATCGCTTTGGACGCGATGGGGGGTGACCACGGACCTAAAGTCGTGGTGCCGGCGGCTTTGGACAGTTTGGAGCGAAACCCCTCGCTGCGGCTCGTGCTGGTCGGCGACGAAGTCGTGCTGCGCAGCTACCTCAAGGATGCCCAGATCCGGTTCGGAGAACGCCTGAAGGTGCATCATGCGTCCCAGGTCGTGGAAATGCACGACCAGCCGTCCAAGGCGCTCCGCAACAAGAAGGACTCGTCGATGCGGGTGGCCATCGATCTGGTCAAGCGGGGCGAGGCCGATGCCTGCGTGAGCGCGGGGAATACCGGCGCGCTGATGGCGATCGCCAAGTTCGTTCTCAAGACCATACCCGGCATCGACCGCCCGGCGATCATCGCCGCCGTTCCTTCCATGACGGGACATACCCACGTTCTCGATCTGGGCGCCAACGTCGATTGCACCGCCGAGCATCTTTACCAGTTCGCCGTCATGGGCTATGAGCTGGTCCGGGCAGTGGAGGATCGCGAGCATCCCACGGTCGGTCTCCTCAACATCGGCGAAGAGGAAATCAAGGGGAACGAACAAGTGAAGCGGGCCGCCGAACTGCTCAATGGAGCCCACATCAATTTCGTCGGCTTCGTCGAGGGCAACGACATTTTCAAAGGCGGCGTCGACATCGTCGTCACCGACGGTTTCGTCGGCAACGTCGCGCTGAAAAGCAGCGAAGGGTTGGCAAAAATGATCTCCCATTTCATCAAGCGGGAGTTTTCCAGCAGCTTGCTGACCAAACTGGCCGGCTTGGTGGCCCTGCCTGTACTCAACGCCTTCAAGCGCCGGATCGATCCGCGCCAGTACAACGGCGCCAGCCTCCTCGGCCTGCGTGGCATCGTGATCAAGAGTCACGGCAACGCGGACCGCTTTTCCTTCGCCAACGCCGTTGCGATCGCGGTGAAAGAGGTGGAGAAAGCCGTTCCGCACCGCATTGGCGAGCGGGTGACGGGTGTCTTCGCGGCGAGGAATCTGGCGTGA
- the fabG gene encoding 3-oxoacyl-ACP reductase FabG, translating into MTDQIAIVTGASRGIGRAIAHRLARTGHTVVGTATSEGGAAAIGAGLSDAGLSGCGWVLDVSDPASVEAFVAAVSEEFGVPTILVNNAGITRDGLLMRMKDEDWDAIIDTNLSSVYRMSKACLKGMMKARTGRIVNITSVVGLTGNAGQTNYAAAKAGIIGFTKSLAKEIGSRGITVNSVAPGFIDTDMTRALPEAHKTALLASIPLGRLGQSEEIAAAVAFLCSDDAAYITGETLHVNGGMFMP; encoded by the coding sequence ATGACGGACCAGATAGCCATTGTCACAGGCGCCAGCCGGGGTATCGGCCGGGCCATCGCCCACCGTTTGGCACGGACCGGCCACACGGTCGTCGGCACCGCGACTTCGGAAGGGGGCGCTGCGGCGATTGGGGCCGGCCTGAGCGATGCCGGTCTGAGCGGCTGCGGGTGGGTGCTGGACGTGAGCGATCCCGCGTCGGTCGAGGCGTTCGTGGCCGCCGTCAGCGAGGAATTCGGCGTCCCGACGATCCTGGTCAACAACGCCGGCATCACCCGTGACGGCCTGCTGATGCGCATGAAGGACGAGGACTGGGATGCGATCATCGACACCAATCTGTCGTCCGTCTACCGCATGAGTAAGGCCTGCCTCAAAGGCATGATGAAGGCCCGCACCGGCCGCATCGTCAACATCACCTCCGTCGTCGGGTTGACCGGCAATGCGGGGCAGACCAACTATGCGGCGGCCAAGGCCGGCATCATCGGCTTCACCAAGTCCCTGGCCAAGGAAATCGGCTCGCGCGGCATCACGGTGAATTCGGTCGCGCCGGGCTTCATCGATACCGATATGACCCGCGCCCTGCCGGAGGCCCATAAGACGGCTCTACTGGCGTCGATTCCGCTGGGGCGGCTGGGCCAGTCCGAGGAAATCGCCGCGGCCGTGGCATTCCTTTGCTCGGACGACGCGGCCTACATCACCGGGGAAACCCTCCATGTCAATGGCGGCATGTTCATGCCATGA
- the rpmF gene encoding 50S ribosomal protein L32, whose product MAVQQNRKTRSKRGMRRSHDALSASALSIEANTGETHLRHHVSPDGYYRGRRVVEPKRGDETEE is encoded by the coding sequence ATGGCTGTTCAACAAAATCGCAAGACCCGTTCGAAGCGCGGCATGCGGCGGTCGCACGACGCATTGAGCGCAAGCGCTCTGTCCATCGAAGCGAACACCGGCGAAACCCATCTGCGCCACCATGTCAGCCCGGACGGTTACTACCGGGGGCGCCGGGTCGTCGAGCCGAAGCGCGGCGACGAGACTGAAGAATAA
- a CDS encoding YceD family protein has product MPPHLPEFVDPLDFADKRRRVVGELPLALLDRIQEFLFERAGNIRVELDFGKDGRWSVVTGRVEADLVLQCQLCLDPLPWSVRLQVSLGVVASLDEADRLPESYEPLLFDGGAPIRLSDLVQDELVLAIPPIPQHPDCREAAHAGPRPAVRQRENPFAVLAQLKNNDSKSS; this is encoded by the coding sequence ATGCCTCCCCACCTGCCTGAATTCGTCGATCCGCTGGATTTCGCGGACAAGCGTCGCCGGGTGGTGGGAGAACTGCCGCTGGCACTGCTCGACCGTATCCAGGAGTTTCTGTTCGAAAGAGCCGGGAACATCAGGGTCGAGCTGGATTTCGGCAAGGACGGCCGATGGTCGGTGGTGACCGGCAGAGTGGAGGCCGATCTCGTACTGCAATGCCAGCTCTGCCTGGACCCGCTGCCGTGGTCGGTGCGCTTGCAAGTCTCGCTGGGCGTCGTGGCGTCGCTGGACGAAGCCGACCGCCTGCCGGAGTCTTACGAGCCGCTGCTGTTCGACGGCGGAGCGCCGATTCGGCTGTCCGACCTGGTTCAGGACGAATTGGTCCTGGCCATCCCGCCGATACCGCAGCATCCGGACTGCAGGGAGGCGGCGCATGCCGGCCCGCGGCCGGCGGTCAGGCAAAGGGAAAACCCGTTTGCCGTGCTGGCGCAATTGAAAAACAACGATAGCAAGTCTTCTTAA
- the fabD gene encoding ACP S-malonyltransferase, whose product MPNIDNSLAFLFPGQGSQSIGMLADLAAAHPVVGETFAEASEVLGFDLWRLVQEGPEEELNQTINTQPAMLAAGVATWRIWCKATERRPAWMAGHSLGEYSALVAAGALGFADAVKLVALRGRLMQEAVPPGDGAMAAILGLDDPQVVAACKEASMQDSVVTPANFNAPGQVVIAGASQAVERAIAAAKALGAKRAVLLPVSVPSHCALMAPAAEKFAAVLSETPFDSPRDRIGVVHNVDVAMHPSPEVIRAVLAQQISHPVRWSETIRFLSDQGVRRFVECGPGKVLAGLNKRIVSGEATLAVADQDSLNKALESIR is encoded by the coding sequence ATGCCCAATATCGACAACAGCCTCGCTTTCCTTTTTCCGGGGCAGGGCTCGCAATCCATCGGCATGCTGGCGGACCTTGCCGCGGCGCATCCGGTGGTCGGCGAGACCTTTGCCGAAGCCTCGGAAGTGCTCGGATTCGACCTCTGGCGGCTGGTCCAGGAGGGCCCCGAGGAAGAACTCAACCAGACCATCAACACCCAACCGGCGATGCTGGCGGCGGGAGTCGCGACCTGGCGGATCTGGTGCAAGGCGACCGAGCGGCGCCCCGCCTGGATGGCGGGCCACAGCCTGGGAGAGTATTCGGCGCTGGTCGCCGCCGGTGCGCTCGGCTTCGCCGATGCTGTGAAATTGGTAGCCCTGCGCGGCAGGCTGATGCAGGAGGCGGTCCCTCCCGGCGACGGGGCCATGGCCGCGATCCTCGGCCTGGACGATCCGCAGGTCGTCGCGGCTTGCAAGGAGGCGTCCATGCAGGATTCGGTGGTGACGCCGGCCAATTTCAACGCGCCGGGCCAAGTGGTGATCGCCGGCGCGAGCCAGGCGGTCGAACGCGCGATCGCGGCGGCCAAGGCGCTGGGCGCGAAACGGGCGGTACTGCTGCCGGTCAGCGTGCCCTCGCATTGTGCGCTGATGGCGCCGGCCGCCGAAAAATTCGCCGCGGTGCTTTCGGAAACCCCGTTCGATTCGCCCCGTGACCGGATCGGCGTGGTACACAACGTCGACGTCGCCATGCATCCCTCTCCCGAGGTGATCCGGGCGGTGCTGGCTCAGCAGATTTCCCATCCCGTGCGCTGGTCGGAAACCATCCGCTTCCTCAGCGACCAGGGCGTGAGGCGTTTCGTGGAATGCGGGCCGGGCAAGGTTCTGGCCGGCCTCAACAAGCGGATCGTCAGCGGCGAAGCGACGCTCGCCGTGGCGGATCAGGATTCGTTGAATAAAGCCTTGGAGTCGATTCGATGA
- a CDS encoding TatD family hydrolase yields the protein MFIDSHAHLDRLDLKPFGGDFSRFMEEAGAEGVDRMLCVSINLEDYPAMRRLIEPYPNVSVSVGVHPNETDTEEPSAERLAELADDDRVVAIGETGLDYFRSEGDLAWQHERFRTHIRAARLAGKPLIVHTRDSRADTLRILEEEEAGEVGGVFHCFTEDWDTARRALDLNFSISFSGIVTFRTAETIQDVARRVPDERYLIETDSPYLAPVPLRGKPNYPHHVRHVAGTIAELRGVPLAEVADRTTRNYYALFGNG from the coding sequence ATGTTCATCGACTCCCATGCCCACCTCGACCGGCTCGACCTGAAACCGTTCGGCGGCGATTTTTCCCGCTTCATGGAGGAGGCCGGCGCCGAAGGCGTCGACCGCATGCTGTGCGTATCGATCAATCTGGAAGACTATCCCGCCATGCGCCGGCTCATCGAGCCCTATCCCAACGTCTCCGTCTCGGTCGGTGTGCACCCCAACGAAACCGATACCGAGGAGCCGAGCGCCGAACGTCTGGCCGAGCTGGCGGATGACGACCGCGTCGTCGCCATCGGCGAAACCGGCCTGGATTATTTCCGCAGCGAGGGGGACCTCGCCTGGCAGCACGAGCGCTTCCGCACCCACATCCGTGCCGCCAGGCTCGCCGGCAAGCCGCTGATCGTCCATACCCGCGATTCCCGCGCCGACACCCTGCGCATCCTCGAGGAAGAAGAGGCGGGCGAGGTGGGCGGCGTGTTCCATTGCTTCACCGAAGACTGGGACACGGCGCGGCGCGCGCTCGATCTGAATTTCTCGATATCCTTTTCGGGAATCGTCACGTTCCGCACCGCCGAAACCATTCAGGACGTCGCCCGTCGAGTGCCGGACGAGCGCTATCTGATCGAGACCGATTCGCCCTATCTGGCACCGGTGCCGCTGCGGGGCAAACCGAACTATCCCCATCACGTCCGCCATGTCGCCGGCACGATCGCCGAACTTCGGGGCGTCCCGCTGGCCGAGGTGGCGGACCGGACGACGCGGAACTATTACGCGCTGTTCGGGAACGGATAG
- a CDS encoding DNA polymerase III subunit delta': MSDPVGRYPWLEPARRRLAAYLAAGRLPQGLLISGAAGVGKGALADDFARRLLCASPSAEGACGTCPACRLAAAGNHPDYLRIEPEEAGKRITVDLVRRLIDRLSLKPQYGASRVVVIRPAHAMNTAAANSLLKTLEEPDPQTLFILISERPTQLPATVLSRCQRLDVRLPAREEALRWLRGQGLGEEAEALLAMAGGAPVRAAELHGGDLAQRRRKLFDDWLAVLRDETDPLAVAEQWAKEDGETVTTWLRGWIADLIRIGSGETPAALRLANADLEQGLRKAAAGLDLRTLFARLDDVDAARRNLEGQANRQLIMEDILINWSRLRPRGARH; this comes from the coding sequence ATGTCTGATCCGGTCGGTCGCTATCCTTGGCTGGAGCCGGCCCGCCGCCGGCTGGCGGCGTATCTGGCCGCCGGCCGGTTGCCGCAGGGCTTGTTGATTTCGGGCGCCGCGGGCGTGGGGAAGGGAGCGCTGGCCGACGATTTCGCCCGCCGTCTGCTGTGCGCCAGCCCGTCGGCCGAAGGGGCGTGCGGTACCTGCCCGGCCTGTCGCCTGGCGGCGGCGGGCAACCATCCGGACTACCTTCGTATCGAACCTGAGGAAGCCGGCAAACGCATCACCGTCGATCTGGTCCGCCGCCTGATCGACAGGCTTTCACTCAAGCCGCAATACGGCGCTTCCCGGGTCGTGGTCATCCGTCCGGCGCATGCCATGAACACGGCGGCCGCGAACAGCCTCCTCAAGACGCTGGAGGAGCCTGACCCGCAGACCCTGTTCATCCTCATCAGCGAGCGCCCCACGCAACTGCCGGCGACGGTGCTGAGCCGCTGCCAGCGGCTGGATGTGAGGCTGCCGGCGCGGGAAGAGGCGCTGCGCTGGCTGCGCGGACAGGGGCTTGGGGAGGAGGCCGAAGCTCTGCTGGCGATGGCCGGCGGCGCACCGGTCCGCGCGGCCGAACTGCACGGGGGCGATCTGGCCCAGCGCAGAAGGAAGCTCTTCGATGACTGGCTGGCCGTGCTGAGGGACGAGACCGATCCGCTTGCGGTCGCCGAGCAGTGGGCCAAGGAAGACGGCGAGACCGTCACGACATGGTTGCGCGGCTGGATCGCGGACCTCATTCGTATCGGCAGCGGTGAGACCCCGGCAGCGTTGCGCTTGGCCAATGCCGATCTGGAGCAGGGATTGCGGAAAGCGGCGGCGGGCCTGGATCTCCGCACCCTGTTCGCCCGGCTCGACGACGTCGATGCCGCCCGCCGCAATCTGGAAGGCCAGGCCAACCGGCAGCTGATCATGGAAGATATCCTGATAAACTGGAGCCGGCTGAGACCACGGGGAGCACGGCATTGA
- the mltG gene encoding endolytic transglycosylase MltG, which yields MLLILAAAVFIAAVNDFLKSIERPVANAEPVVFEIARGQGLKDVALALKEAGVIDEPWWFVLLAWEEGQARKLKSGEYEIPPDMDRRRLLALFASGKVRQHAVTLVEGWTFRQMLAALRAQPALEHLVAAESDGAVLMRMLGRPGEEPEGRFFPDTYFFTKGTPDIEILKRAYRRMAEVLAAEWARRAPELPYRTPDDALIMASIIEKETAQPGEKAEVAGVLVRRLRTGMPLQVDPTVIYGLGERYDGNLRREDLKADTPYNTYLHRGLPPAPIAAPGLASLRAALNPAPGESLYYVARGDGGHRFSRTWDEHRQAVDLYQKARQP from the coding sequence ATGTTGCTGATTCTTGCGGCAGCGGTATTCATCGCTGCGGTGAACGATTTTCTCAAGTCGATCGAACGGCCGGTCGCCAACGCGGAGCCGGTCGTGTTCGAGATCGCGCGGGGGCAGGGCCTGAAGGACGTCGCCCTCGCATTGAAGGAGGCGGGCGTGATCGACGAGCCCTGGTGGTTCGTGCTGCTGGCCTGGGAGGAAGGCCAGGCGCGCAAGCTGAAGTCGGGGGAATACGAGATTCCGCCGGACATGGACCGACGCCGGCTGCTGGCGCTGTTCGCTTCCGGCAAGGTTCGACAGCATGCCGTGACCCTGGTCGAAGGCTGGACCTTCCGGCAGATGCTGGCGGCCCTGCGGGCCCAACCGGCCCTCGAGCACCTCGTCGCGGCGGAGAGCGACGGCGCCGTGCTGATGCGGATGCTGGGAAGGCCGGGCGAGGAGCCGGAAGGGCGGTTTTTCCCCGATACCTATTTCTTCACCAAGGGCACGCCGGACATCGAGATTTTGAAGCGCGCCTACAGGCGGATGGCGGAGGTCCTCGCCGCGGAATGGGCGCGGCGGGCGCCGGAGCTCCCCTACCGGACGCCGGACGATGCACTCATCATGGCCTCGATCATCGAGAAAGAAACCGCCCAGCCCGGCGAAAAAGCCGAAGTGGCCGGCGTGCTGGTCAGGCGGCTGCGTACCGGCATGCCTCTGCAGGTCGATCCGACCGTGATCTACGGCCTGGGCGAACGCTACGACGGCAATCTGCGGCGCGAAGACCTCAAGGCGGACACGCCCTACAACACCTATCTTCACCGCGGCCTGCCGCCGGCGCCGATCGCCGCGCCGGGGCTGGCTTCGCTGCGGGCCGCGCTGAACCCGGCGCCGGGCGAGAGCCTGTACTACGTCGCGCGCGGGGACGGCGGCCACCGCTTCTCGCGGACCTGGGACGAACACCGGCAGGCGGTCGATCTTTACCAAAAGGCCAGGCAGCCATGA